The Pyxidicoccus sp. MSG2 DNA segment GTCCTGCGCGAGGCGCAGCGGCACGAAGTCGAAGCCCTCCGCCAGCCGCACCGGCACTCGCTCCAGCACCGCGGGCTCCACCTTGGCCTGCGCCAGCTTCTCCGTGGACACGAAGCGCGTCTTCAGCTCCTGCGCCAGCACGCGCAGCACCGGCGTCTCGTCCACGCCCAGCCGCACCAAGCACTCGCCCAGCTTCTGCCCCGTCTCCTGCTGCCGCGCGAGCGCCCGGGACAACAGCTCCGGCGTCAACACTCCATCCAGGACCAGCTGCTCACCAAGCTTGCGCGCCATGCCGTGATTCAAGGACGTCCCGGCCCACGCCGTCCACCGCCCACTCTCGAAAACGCCCGTTTCCCCTGTGGATTGCCGGGCTCTCAATGGCGAGGAGTACGGGACTCGAGCCCGTACTCCCACGGCACGACGCGCCTCACCCCGGCGTGAACCAGAGTACCGACAGCGGGGGCAGGGTGATCGCCGCGGAAGCCGGCTGACCGTCCCAACCCGTGGGCTCGGTGTGGATCTGCCCCATGTTCCCCTGATTCGAGCCGCCGTACTCGCCGGCGTCCGAGTTGAGGATCTCCACGTAGCTTCCGTGCAGCGGGAAGCCCACGCGGAAGCCCTCGTGCACCGTGGGGGACAGGTTGGCGATGCACACCACGTGGCGCCCCGGCTGGCGCGAGCGCCGCACGAAGGCCAGCACGTTCACCGCCGCCGAGTCCGGCTGCAGCCACTGGAAGCCCACCGGCTCACTGTCCGCGTCGTGCAGCGCGGGCAGTTCCTTGTAGAGCCGGTTCAGCGAGGCCATCAGCTTCATGATGCCCTCGTGCCCCGGGTCGTGCGTCAGGTGCCAGTCCAGGCTCTTGTCGTGGTTCCACTCCGCCGGCTGGCCGAACTCGCCGCCCATGAAGATCAGCTTCTTTCCGGGGTGCGCCCACATCCACGCGAAGAGCGCACGCAAGTTGGCGCGCTTCTGCCACGGGTCTCCCGGCATGCGCCCGTACAGGCTGCCCTTGCCGTGCACCACCTCGTCATGGCTCAGCGGGAGCATGAAGTGCTCGCTGAACGCATACAGCAGGCCGAAGGTGAGCTGGTTGTGGTGGTACTGCCGGTAGATGGGGTCCTTCGAGAAGTACGACAGCGTGTCGTGCATCCAGCCCATGTTCCACTTGAAGTGGAAGCCCAGGCCGCCCTCGCTCACCGGGTGGCTCACCTTGGGCCAGGCCGTGGACTCCTCCGCAATCACGACGACGCCCGGGTACTTGCGGCGCACCGTCTCGTTCAGCTCGCGCAGGAACTGGATGGCCTCTTCATTCTCGCGGCCCCCCCAGCGGTTGGGAATCCACTCGCCCTGCTTGCGGCTGTAGTCGAGGTAGAGCATGGACGCGACCGCGTCCACGCGCAGTCCGTCGATGTGGTACTCCTCGATCCAGAACAGCGCGTTGGCGATGAGGAAGTTGCGCACCTCGTTGCGGCCGAAGTTGAAGACCAGCGTGCCCCAGTCCGGCTGTGCGCCCTTGCGCGGGTCCGCGTGCTCGTACAGCGACGTCCCGTCGAACTGCCCCAGCGCATGCACGTCCCGCGGGAAGTGACCGGGCACCCAGTCCACCAGAACGCCGATGCCCTCCTGGTGCAGGTGGTCCACCAGGTAGCGGAAGTCATCCGGATGGCCGAAGCGCGCCGTGGGCGCGTAGTAGCCGCTCACCTGGTACCCCCAGGAGCCTCCGTAGGGGTGCTCCGACACGGGCAGCAGTTCCACGTGCGTGAAGCCCAGGTACTTCACGTACTCGGCCAGCGCAGGGGCCAGCTCGCGGTACGTCATGGGCCGGTCGCCGTCCTCCACCACGCGGCGCCAGCTGCCCAGGTGCACCTCGTAGACGCTCCAAGGCTGGTGCGTCACGTCCTGCTTCTGCTTGCGCGACTCGAGCCACTCCGCGTCCGCCCAGCGGTAGCGGTCCAGGTCGTGCACCACCGACGCGGTGGCCGGCGGCACCTCCGCCCGGAAGGCGAACGGGTCCGACTTCAGCACGCGCGTGCCCCCATGGCCGGGGCGAATCTCGAACTTGTAGCGCGCGCCGTCGCCCACCTCGGGGACGAACAGCTCCCAGATGCCCGACGCGCCCATGCGCCGCATGGCATGCAGCCGGCCGTCCCAGCCGTT contains these protein-coding regions:
- the glgB gene encoding 1,4-alpha-glucan branching protein GlgB produces the protein MRKPADKAQVDAELQRVIELRHPEPHSILGIHPDGDGVVIRAFRPDAVAINVVPETGGRIAMTHRMGGVFEARVNGKEQPFTYLLEVEYPGKKVFKLRDPYSFLPTLGEMDLYYAGEGKHERLWEQMGAHLIHHNGVRGVSFAVWAPTAAGVSVVGDFNGWDGRLHAMRRMGASGIWELFVPEVGDGARYKFEIRPGHGGTRVLKSDPFAFRAEVPPATASVVHDLDRYRWADAEWLESRKQKQDVTHQPWSVYEVHLGSWRRVVEDGDRPMTYRELAPALAEYVKYLGFTHVELLPVSEHPYGGSWGYQVSGYYAPTARFGHPDDFRYLVDHLHQEGIGVLVDWVPGHFPRDVHALGQFDGTSLYEHADPRKGAQPDWGTLVFNFGRNEVRNFLIANALFWIEEYHIDGLRVDAVASMLYLDYSRKQGEWIPNRWGGRENEEAIQFLRELNETVRRKYPGVVVIAEESTAWPKVSHPVSEGGLGFHFKWNMGWMHDTLSYFSKDPIYRQYHHNQLTFGLLYAFSEHFMLPLSHDEVVHGKGSLYGRMPGDPWQKRANLRALFAWMWAHPGKKLIFMGGEFGQPAEWNHDKSLDWHLTHDPGHEGIMKLMASLNRLYKELPALHDADSEPVGFQWLQPDSAAVNVLAFVRRSRQPGRHVVCIANLSPTVHEGFRVGFPLHGSYVEILNSDAGEYGGSNQGNMGQIHTEPTGWDGQPASAAITLPPLSVLWFTPG